Genomic DNA from Filimonas effusa:
GTTTCAAGCGCGATTTTCAGCAAACATTCAATATGGCGCCACGGCAGTGGTTGCAGGAGAAAAGATTATCAGAAGCCTGGTACCTCATAGAAAAGAAAAAGTTGAGGCCCTCGGCTATTTATCTTGACCTTGGATTTGAAAGCCTTTCTCACTTCACCCACTCTTTCAAAAAGAAATTTGGAAAAACACCTGCCGGGTAAATCGGATGGATGGAATGATATGCCGGTTAAACAGTTTTTTCTGAGGCTGTTTAACCGGCTTTTTTATGGGTCATTCGCGGCTGCAGTTTTGACGCCATGCGGTAGGTGTTTGCTTGAAATGAGCTTTGAAGTGTTCCCGGAAATTATCGACATCCCGGTAGCCTACCTGCCAAACTATTTCTTCGACCATTGTTCCGGGATTATGGAGTAACAGCTCTGCGGCCCATTCGAGGCACTGCAGGCGTACGAATTCGGCGGGAGGAATACCCAGTTCTTCGCGGCAATGTTGTTTGAAGGCAGAGATGCTTTGCAGGAAGTGGGCGGCCAACATTGCTACTGTAACAGGCTGGCCGGGGCGGTATGAGGGTATCGGAAAGGATCTTTTTTACATGGTGAATGGATACTATGAATGAGCGATGAATACGGCAAAAGTCGTCGCCCAACTTTTGTTCCATAGCGTTCAATGACATTAGGGATAAGAAGTTGCCATTGATGGTAAAGATGGTGGCATAGGAGTCGCCGGCTTCGACCATGATAAGTTCTTCGGCCTTGAGGCTGATAAATGTTCCTTTTTCGAGCGGGATAAAGAAATGCTGGTATTGATCCATAGCGCATATTTTTAGGATGGCTAAGGTGATTATGAACGTTTAATAGGGGACGGGGGATAGGGGTATATCTGGGGCAGGGGAGATGGGTGGAGGCGCCCTTACTGGCGGGTAGCCAATATGCCGGCGTTTTGTGAGGCAGGTAGCTTAGGTAGTAGCTGATTTGCTGAAGGTTATTTTTCATAATTTTTCATTTTTTTGTTTAGCCGGTTAAGTTCGCTAAGGAACTTTTGCAGGCATTCGTATTTAAACAGTATTTCGCTGTTTTCTTCGCCGGTTAAAACCTGCTCGCCATTATAAACGGCAGAGGTGTAAAATTCCCATAATACTTTTTTCCATTTTTTATGTGGATCGTTCAGGAAAAAAGAGTTGACGGTGCTTAACATCCGGTTAAGCACATCATCCGGTATTTGTCTGGCATCCATTTGTCAGATGTTTTTGAATTGATTAAATGCCTGGATGCTAGGTGTAGGTATTATGGGGTAATAAGTATATAGTTGGGCAGGCTTCTACGCGCTTTGAGGGGCTTATGACGCGTTGTGAAGAGGGTTGAGGTAGGCTATGTTTAACGGCGGATTGTCATGTTTTTCGATTTGTTCGCGCCATTTGGAGGTTTCGTGGAGATATATTGTTTTAGCCTGCTTCATGAGTTCATCTGTACGGGTGTACAGGATTTGTGCTGTTGCCGGAGGGATATGAAAGTCGTCGGTATAACGGGTATCGGAGTAGCTTCTTTTCAGGATGGAGAATAGTTCTTTTTCCTGTTCTGTGTTTTGAGGAAAGATGTTGTTGATGCATAGGCCGGCGTGTTCCATTAATGGGAGTAGCCGGGATAAATTGTGCGAATCAGGGCGGTAGCTGGTTAGTGCACGCAAAAGCGCTATGGCTGTTTGTTCAATAGCCTGATGGAGCAAGAAGCCTGTTGGGTTGGTTGCATTGTTTTGCAGATAAAAACCGGCACCTTTTAAATAGTCTTGTGCTCTTCTGAATATTGATTCCCAGATAAATTCCGCCGTTTGCAGACGGGTTTGTACTGAATTTTCTTTTGCTTTCAGAGCAATTGTTTCCCTGCTGTTGCCATATAGCTGGTAACCGCTTTTGTGTAATGTTACAAAGAACTGGTGGCCCTGCATAATTGCATCGGAAACAAAAGGCTCATGATGAACGATGCAGAATATGGATAAAGCCGGCGTATTATATGTAGTGACCGCCTGTATAATATCGTGGCTTGAACGCGCCTCCTGTTTCGCAGGTATTATCAGAAGATCGATGGCTGCTGATGAATAGAATTTATTACAACTATCCAGTGCGCTACATGACCAGTGATAATTGTTTTTAATGCGTGAGCCGTAACATATGATTTGGTCTACCGCAATAGCTGCAATAATCTTTTTTATGATGATCGTGAGTTCATTTTTTTGCTCAAAGCTGAGGTGTTCTAAAGTGGTACGCATATAATATTGTTGATGCCGGCCAGCTTACGATGGTGCGGGTTGGTTAACAAATAGTAGATGAATGCGTAAGAACTAACTGAGCACACGTACGATAAAAAAACAGACGTGGGTTAGTTCTTACATCTCCGAGGGCTACGACACCCTGACCACGAATAAGAACGCCCACGCCATAACATGAGCGATTTCTCTTATTTCTCGTGGCCTTGAAGGTCGTAGTTTCGGAGAACGAGAATAAAAGCAAACGCGCTTTGACTATATTTGAAAAAAGATAGAGACTAGGAGGTGTTAATGTAGTCTTTCATAGTTTTTTCTTTACAAGGATAAAGGTAGTAGTTTTTTGAATAGACTTCATTAGAGAGGAATATTTTTTTAATAAATCTTATGTTGCATGCGTAAGTTGAATGACAATGGTAGAAGGGCTTTAAAAGTTTTCGGAGAAAATATGAAAAAAGCGCGTGAAGCTAAAGGGCTGACAGCGCGTTATTTTGCTTCTACAGCAGATATTGCTTATAGCCAGGTTTGGAAATTAGAAAATGGATTGGTTGAGCCGGCGCTAACTACACTGGTTGCTATTTCTAAAACCTTGGAAACTTCTATTGATGAGTTAGTGTTTGGAGCAAGTGGGTAATTGTATATAACAAAGATCAGCTTTTTAGTTCTTTTTAGAAAAAGCACAATATGTATTGTGTCTTAAAACTTGATTCGTAATGACAAGTCTAGGATTGTATTTGGCAAGAAAGTCAGTTAGCAAATCTGAAGTGGCCCGTAAAACAGGTTTAAGTAAAGCCAGAATAAGTGAGTTAACCTTAAACCCTACTACTAAATTACAGGCGGAGGAATTATATAAGATAGCTTTAGCTATAGATGTTAATCCTTGTGAAATTTTAATGGAGCTGTTTAAAGATGTTAAGCTAATAGAATAAGAACGCCAATAAGCAACTGAATCGCACAATGTAATCACCAACTAATTAACAGTTAACTCTGCTTGATTTTTTAAATTGGCTAAGCATCAATAAATTCTCGATATATTGCTAGTCAAATAACCCAAAATAATTTTATGTCTGCAAGTGTCTGGATAAAATAAAATTCAAAAATGAACAAAACATCGTTTTAGACAAGAATTCGATTGTAGTATTTGTTGGACCAAATAATGGCGGAAAGAGTACTACGTTAAGAGAGTTAGCGTTGGGGCGAAACCTTCATCATCAAAGCAGATATGTGATTAACGACATTGAAGTTGGTATTACCGGTACTCACAACGAGGTCGTTGAAAAGATGCATAATAAACAAATTGGCAATACTTATTATATCATTAACAAAGATGACTACCAAAATCCAATTGGTTATGGGCAGAGCGATTTTCTTAAAAATTGAGAGCAGGCTTTGAAGGGCGATGACTACTCGTTCAGTAGTATATTTCGATTCTTTGTAAATGAGTTAAAAACAAAGGATCGGCTTAAATTAGTTGAGCCGGCAATCAATATTGACACTTTTGAACGGCCCTGCCATGATCCAATACATATTATTAAAGCAGATGGAAAGTAAGCCTCCGTCCAAGTACATCTTTTGGATCTGATTTATTTATGGTATCTGTGCGGTAATAGTTCGTGTACCCTGTTGACGGGGTGATCAGCTATTTTTTTAAGGACATCTCTTAACCATTCATATGGCTCAATGCCGTGCATTTTGCAGGTGCCCAACAGCGAGTATAGCATCGCGCTTCTTTTAGCGGCTTCGTGGCTGCCGGCGAACAAATAATTCTTTCTGCCCAGAGCAATGGGGCGGATACTGTTCTCAACAGGATTATTATCGATGTTTAGTTTGCCATCATTAACATAGGCAGACAGTCTTTCCCAGCGCTGCAGGCTGTAAGCTATGGCTTTACCGATAGCACTTTGCGGCAGAACTTGTATATATTGCTGTTGAAGCCATAATCCCATATTCTTCAGGATAGGAACAGCCTTAATCCTGCGCACTTCCTTTACTTCGGCAAAGTTCAGTTGCTGTTCTTTGCAGATACGCTCAATGATATACAATTTCTGGATCTCTTCCATAGCATGGGACGCACGGGCTTCATCATTATCTAATGCGTCATTGAACATGCGTCGGGCATGAGCCATGCAGTGGATCAGGGTAATATCCTGTCTCCTGGCAAAAATCTCATACCCAACATACCCATCGGTCTGAAGATATCCTTTAAAATCTTTCAGTATATCCACCGGACCTTCTCTTCCACGGCCTTCCTGGTAATCGAACAATACTGTTTTATCGATACTGTTCTGGTACACCCAGTAGTAGCCGCGGTGAGTTTCGCCCTTCTTATCCTTGTCCATTACTTTGATTGGCGTCTCGTCGGCATGCAGGTAGTTGCTTTGTAACACTTCCGTTTTTAATGCCTCAAATAATGGCGTTATAAGCTGGCTGGCGCCACTTACCCAGTCGGTTAACGTAGAATAAGCCAGCTTAACGCCAGTTCTTTCAAAACGCTGCATCTGCCTGTGCAGTGGCAAGTGATCTATATACTTGTCAATAATTATCTGTGCTAAGAGTCCTTCGCCGGCCATTGCCTTATCTAATGGTCGTGAAGGTAACTGACCTATCAGAACTCCGCTACTATCCGGTTTTGCATATTTGACCCTTCTGTATTGTTTCACGTATAACTCTCCTGGTTCATACTCCAGGACTTCTGTTATCTCTTCCCCCATCTTTTTACAACCACTTGTATCGCAGGCGGGCTCGATCAGGATTTCTTCCCGGCGAAGACTTTCCGGCAGTTTCATGCGGCCAGGATGCTGCAGAGGTTTGGTTTCAACATTCACCGTATGCCGGGTATAGCTTATTTGTTTAGTTGCAGTGACAGCGGCTGAAGCAATAGCTTCAGCAGAAAGGTCTAAAGAGAGCTGAGGATGCGTTGTGTCGTCTGCTACAAAACGTTCGTGTTTAGAACCAAAGATCATTTTTTGTAACTGGGCGAGTTGCTGAGACAGCTGAAGCACCTGCAATTGCAGGCTGGCATTGAGCGCCTGGCCTTGCTCGTAGAGTGCTTTATAATCTACTTCAGCTGTCATGGATACAAATATGTTACACTATCAGCTATGCCAATAATTTTATTTTCAACCGGCAGGAGCCCTTTGTTGATATCTTTTGCGGTAACGGATCGTTTGTAGAGAGATGCCTTGTAATATGAAGTGTAACTGGTCGACAGTCAGCACCATACTCTTTGCATCCAGGTCAAAGGCTGGCACCTCAAAAGCGCCTTGCTGTAATCGACGATAGAAGATCGTAAACCCGCCCTGTTCATAAACAAGTAATTTTAAATGGGTGCGCGGGCGGTTAATAAATATAAACGCATCGCCTTGTGTAACCTGCCTGCCCAGCTCATTGGTAATGATCCCGCACAATTGATTGAACCCTTTGCGCATATCGGTTTCTTTGCGGTACAGGTGATAAGACCGGTGGGTACCAAGTTGTAAAAGACTGCTCATGAGGCTAATTCTTTTAGGTAAGCCGGGCTAACAGGTTGATAAAGTTTTATGCCGTTTACCTCAGCAAATAAACCTGTCGCTGCAACGCTCAACTGGAGACGGGTAAATGAATCGCTGCCGGATTTACTCTCCTTTTCATAACGCTTCCGCCAGTTATGAAAACTTCCTTGAGGGATCGATCGTTCTGCGCAAAATGATTTTATGCTTAGGCCGCTCTGGTGATAAGCTTCTAATAAATTCAGGATGACAGACCTGCTCCTAAATTGCCGGCGGTTGGATGGTGATAATCCTTCCATGCTTTTGACAGCTAAGCTACACCGTCAAAATCTCCCGAAAAAGATGTACTTAGCCGGGGGCTTACGATGGAAAAAAGGAAGAATTATTTTCAGAGTATTTCCGAAATGCATTTGGCCAAGATGTTATCATAAATCATTCTGCAGGAGACAAAGTGCCTTTACATGTTGGCACCAGGCCTACGGTTACTGCTGAAAATGATAGAGTATCTTCTTTCTATCAACAAGAGCTTAGAAAACTTCCATATCTGCATGATCAAGGAGACGGAATGAAAACTTTTGCAGGTGTCTTTATGAGTTTATTCGCAGAAGAGTATAATATTAATATCATAGATGAGCCTGAGGCATTCCTCCATCCTCCCCAAGCTCTTTTATTGGGCCAAATGATGGGGCGAGAGCTTGATTCAGATAAACAGCTTTTTATTGCAACTGTAAGTCTGACTCATTACATGTTTTACTATCAAAGTAAAAAGGGTAGTGCAGAAGTAATAGGTAAGCTAGAGGTATTAACCAGGGGTTACCCGACATGTGGCTTTTTAATAATTATTTCCTTATGCTAACCTTATATCCATCGGTAATCAGATCTGCTTTTTGAAGGTCTACCATTTCCCAGGAGGGAGTGCCGAAAATATCCCATACTCTATACAATCTGTATTTGTTTTTGTTAGTTTCGTAGAACCTGTATTCTGATGATGATAGGAAAAATGTTTTCCCAAGTGGATGTTTCCTGTCCAAGGTAGTCGTTTTTACCTCAATGTAGATTTCCGTTCCATCTTGCTCGTAACTTAAAATATCGTATCCTTCATTGTCCGACTCAAGAGAAACATGACGAGGAGGTCGCTTTTCTGCATTTGACCACGCTGCTGTTTTGTTTCGCTCTATATCCATAATGTATTCTTCTCCTTTAAGGCCAATAAATGCCAGTCTTTCTGCTTTTTGGGCCCTTTGTTCTGGGGTGAGTGCATTCATTTTTCTTTTGGAGGGCATAAAATTGTTTACTTTTTCAGGTATAACCCCTAATAAAGGAATTACCAGGGCTACATAAAAGTCTATGCTTTCTAGATCGATATAGCCGAACGAATTGGGACATATTTTGATGGTCACAGAAGAATATGTTGGATCAATAGAAGCATTAGACAACCACTCTTCTGGGCTAACAACACTGTCTTTTATTTCAGCACGAAATCCTATTTCAAAGAGGTCATAATATCTTTTCCTTAATTTGTTGTCGTTATTTAGCGCCATAGATAAAAGGAAGCCAATTTTTTTCAATTCGGCTTCGTATTTAAGTCGCTTGTCTTTATCAAGACGAAAAGAAGAAGCTCTGCCAAAATAAAATCCCACATCCAAGCTGCCATTTAAACCGTCTATAACAAAGCTTATTTGTGCAGCATATTGCTTATTGTCAGAGCCTTTAAAGATTCCCGACCACACCCGCCTTAAGCCGCCACCACGCCCTACAGGATTTCCAGTCGAGTGTTCTGAGCGAAGTACACCAAAATCTTGTTCATACTTTTGCTTAAAAAAATCTGACATTACTTTTAGTCTTCGCCTCAATTCCAGTAGCTCATTAATTTCGTTTTTAGGAACTGAAGTATTTAAACCTTTGGTTGGATAATGCTCCTTAGATAATTTTTCGACAAGCGCAATATCCTTCTTTGTAATGTGGCTGATCATATATCAACTGGTCTGTTCACTGAAGATACGAAAACGAGCTTTATAAGCTTTCCAATACTATTATAGATTTCACATCATACTTATCTTAGATGCGAGAAATAGTTAACTCAAATTAAAGCATTGTGCCGAATCACAACGCTGCTTATTAAACGATAATAAAAAAAGAAAGGATTGATAAAACGAGATAAAGGAATTGTGTTGTGAGTTTGCACCGAATTGAATAAAAAAGCTGCCTGTCATTGGCGCGTTAAACAATAATTGGGAATAGGCTTAGGAATACGCAAAAAAAACTTCAAAAACAAAAAAGGTTGCAAACCTCTCGATTTACAACCTTTTAAGTGCCCAGAAAAGGATTCGAACCTTCACACCCTTGCGGGCGCTGCGACCTGAACACAGTGCGTCTACCAATTTCGCCATCTGGGCATCTCTGATTCTTTAAGAACTTCCCCATTTTCAAGCTGTTATGCTATCGTTTGGGGTTGCAAATATAGGATTATCTTTATTCCCGCCAAAAAAGATTCAACTTATTTTTCAAATTGACTTATTTTTTTTCTGATAGCCTTCTTAACAACTCATAACGATTCTCCTGCACCGCAGGTTTTAACCGGCTGTCTACATCAATATACATTACCATAGGTTTTTTAGATGTAGAAGGTAACCAGGTGGGTAATGTTGGCGCAGCAGGATTCCCGTTTTTTATGAATGCCTCAAAATAGGCCTGCATTGTCTTTGATACTTTATAGTCGTCTTCCGTCCATGCATACACTTTGTTGGTAGATAAGTTGCCCATGGCATATTCTATTTCCGCAGAATGTACTGCGCCTTTTGAAGCAGGTGCCGGCTTAGCCTTAGCTGTCTTCTGAATGCCGCCTGCAAGTCCTGGTGTAGCCCCGGCCATCTGCGGGGTCATCGCTGGCCTTGCTTTGGTATAGTAATAACGGAATACAGGATGTGCGCCGGTTTTCGAATGAACATCTATCCATTGCCAGGTGCTGAACGATATAAACCTGTCGCCCGCCAAATCGGTGGCAACCTGTTCTACTGCTTCATCAGTACCGGCTTTATAAACTTCCAGAATAGCAGCGGCATCGCTGCCATATAAACGCCGGACGGCTTTTTCGTAATTGGTTATAGTTGGTTTTTCATTACCCAGGATCATCCTGTAGTTCATCTCCTCATTATTCCAACCCGCTAATAACGGAATAGAGGCCTGATTACCTTTTGCATAGATATCTTTAGGACTCTCAGGAAAAAAATAACCATCTACCACAGATGAAAAGCGATATGCTCCGGAACGCGCAGCTGCCTGTAACAATGTATCTGCATTCATCTCGCGTAATGCCTGTAATGAACCGGCATGTACCAGTTGTGCAAATTGTTTTCCTGTTGTCTCTCCATTTTCAAGCGATACCGGTGGAAATGCACCCAATAGGGAGCCGCTTTCTCCTATAGCGCCAGCCAGCAGATCTTTGGAAAGGGGAGAGGCCATCTGGGCGCTTACAGAAATAGAGCCCGCCGATTCTCCTGCTATCGTAATTCGCTTTGGATCGCCGCCAAAAGACGCGATATTCTCATATACCCATTTGAGGGCGGCAGCCTGGTCGAGTAACCCATAATTGCCGGATGCATGGTAAGGGGCCTCCGCAGACAACTCAGGATGCGCCAGAAAGCCAAACACGCCCAGCCGGTAATTGACGGTAACCGTTACTATACCACGACGGGCCATACTTTCTCCATCGTAGCGCGGTTCCGATGCGTCACCCGCTATAAACCCGCCGCCATAAAAATAAACCAGCACCGGCAACGCCGCTTTAGACGGCGCTTGCGGCATCCAGATATTAAGATACAGGCAGTCTTCACTCATGCCGTTTGATCTTGAGTTCATATCTCCATAAACATTGGTCTGCATAGGCTTTGCTGCAAACTGGTAGGCCCTGCGAACACCCGCCCAGGAAGGTAATGGCTGTGGCGCCTTCCACCTGAGTGCGCCGATAGGTGGCGCTGCAAATGGAACGCCTTTGAAACTTGTGACGCCCTCGGCTTTAAGTCCTTCAAGCATGCCTTTAGCTGTCTTTACCTGTACCGGAATTCCCTGCGCAAAGCTGCTTATCATGAGGAGCAGGCAAACGAAAACGGCAAGCTGTTTCTGTATCATACAAAACGATTTAATGCGTATAGGTAAATTTACATATATAAAACTTACCTGCAACGCAACAAATCGAGCTGGTGCATTCAACCATTGGTAAATGCCGGATTTGTTTTGTTTGACTTTCCGCGACTGTAGCTACTGATAATAGGTGGATGGTATTCCGGTTTATCGGGAAGGGGTTAACGCATAAGCAAAACAGTACCCTTTTCCTCCTGCAGAGGCTGCCCTTCGAGTTGATAACGGCAAAGCCATACAAATGCACCTGGCGGCTGGATTTCGCCTTTAAATAGGCCATTCCAGCCTTTTCCGTCATATTCGCTGGTTTGATGTACTACCTGGCCCCACCGGTTATAGATCGTCAATGCATACTTTGCTATTCTTCCGAATACCAGGGGCTTAAAGTAATCGTTACGGCCATCCTGGTTGGGCGTAAATGCGGTTGGGGCATAAAATCCTTCTATACATTTCCGGAGACCTACCACCACCGTATCCTTCCCTACACACTCGTGTTCATCAGTAGCCTGAAGCCAGTATATGCCGGGTGTAGTAACTGTAAGACTGGCAGCAACAGACGCATCGCTCCAGGCATATTGCCGGAACCTGGTAACCGGACGAATAACAATGGTGCCATAGGAACACATGCTTGTATCCTTTGGGAGAAAACCGGAAGGCAACGGCAGCCACCTGTTGATGGAGCGTGTTTCGGTGGCTTCACAGCCGTGCTGATCTGTTACCTTCACCCAATAGTTACCCAGCGATGAAATAGTTGTCGCTGTGCCTGTGGAGCCATCGCTCCATAAGTAGCTGGTGTAGCCGTCCCTCGCTTTTAATACTTTCGAAGCTCCGGTACAGATGGTATTATCCGACCCTAAACCTGCCACGGGCTTTGCCAAAATGGCTTCGATGATCAGTGTATCACGGGATATACAGTCATTGGTATAAGTAGCCAGCACACTATAGCGGCCTGCGGCGTTCACTGTAATGGATGGCGTGGTTGCTCCTGTGCTCCAGAGATATCCCCGGAAGGAAGCGCCTGCATGAAGGGGCAAAGAGGTGCCCTCGCAAAGACTGGTATCATTGCCAAGCCTGATATCCGGTGAATACAATACTTTCACCTCTATTGTATCGTAGATAAAACAATCCGGGCGCTTTTGTGCAGTCAGCATATACTTTGTATCGATGACGGGATTTACCACTACATGCTGCATTGACTGTGAAAAGCTGTTACCGGCTGTACGCCAGTTGTAATTTATAAATCCATTGGGGGCATTGAGGTGAAGTGTGTCGTTGTTGCACTTCTGCCGGTCTGTGGCAGGTGTATAACCAAGGTTCGTTTCTGTTGTCACTATAATATCGTCGGTCGAAATATTGCCACAGCCATCTTTCACTGTAACACTGTATTTGCCGGGCGCTGTTACGGAGCGCAGAGAGTCCGTTGATCCGTTGTCCCATAGATAGGATGCATAGCCTTTTTTCGCGTTAAGCACGATTGTATTATTGGGGCAGAGCGCAACATCGGCGCCAAGGTTCACTTTTGCCGGTAGGTTTGTGGCTTCAATGACCAGTGAGTCTGTTAGTAAACCGCAGGTTGTATTCAGTGTCGCGTATATCGTTACTGTTGCAGCACTGTTACAGGTAATGGTAGCCTTGTCGTCCGAAGCCTGGGAAATGGTTACAAGCGGCGAGTTGCTGCTAAAAACAACGCGGTCTGTACAGCCGCCATCTTTTTTTATCTGATAGGTATTGGCTGTTCCGGTGCAAACGATAGACGGGCCGTTTATTCTGCCAAGCCGGCAGGTTCTGAGCTGTCCGCAAGTAATATCCCATGAAAAACCGCTGCCATCAAAGACCGGGAAATCTGCATTCGGGGCGATGTCATATTTAAATGTGCCGCCATTCAGCGATACCGGCTCTATGGGCACAGCCAGATCGGTAACGACCGTATTGTTTGCTACTGCATTGCAGGTGCCTATTGTTCCACCCGGAGAGGTTTGCATTAACATCGCCTGCTCTACTACATTACCGCCGCCCGGATAAGTGACATGTCTTCCTGCCATGACAAGCGCCCCGGCAGGTGTTACGGTGATGTCATCTACCGTTTCCTGACCAGCATTGGGATAGTGCCAGCTCCATTCGGGCTGTCCTGCGCTATTGAGCTTGTAGGCGTATAAATCGTTTTGAACATTGTTCATGAAGGTTTGCCCGGGGATAACGCCAATACGGGCGTAAGGATCAAAAAGTTTACTTCGGAACAACGATGCTAAAAAAGCCCCGCTTTGCGGATTGGTGATACGTTGCGCACTGATCAGCTGCCCTTCTTCATTAAGCCGGACAATAGCCTGTGCCGTTTGATTTGTTCCCCGGTAGTTTGTAGATGTGCTGCCACTCAACACCAGCTCTCCGTTTGCATATTCCATCCAGTCGAACGCAAATTCTGCCTGCCCCTGCGCGGAAGATGCTTTTAAAAATGACTTCGCCCACAATAAGGCGCCAGTTTGTTTGTCTAATTTCGCGAGGATATTTTCGGAGTAGCCAGTAGAAGACCAATTATTGTAACTGTAACCTGTTGTATAGAATCCGGACGGGGTTTCCACTACGCAACGTGCGTTAAGGTAGGAGTTCAATGTCATTCTCCGGCCCCATTGCTGTTCTCCTGTAGCATTCAGCTTCATGACAACGCCGGTACTTGAATGTACACTGGATAAAATGAAACCTCCATCACTGGTTTCCTGTATCTGTTCAATGATCGGCTGGTCTACATATACTACGTGTTCCCGCTGCCACACTTTATTGCCGTTACCATCGAAACAAAAGATATGTCGCATCGATGCCACAATAATAAGATTGCCCTTTGTAATAGTTGAAGCATTGAACCGGGTATCACTTTCGTAGGCGGCATCTTTCAGTCCTGCAAATTTTACCCACTTCATTTGCCCGGTGGCCGAAATGCGCATGACCATCCCATATACTTTATAATAACTATCACCAGCCAGGTTGGGCCTGATAGAGC
This window encodes:
- the tnpA gene encoding IS66 family insertion sequence element accessory protein TnpA, encoding MEGLSPSNRRQFRSRSVILNLLEAYHQSGLSIKSFCAERSIPQGSFHNWRKRYEKESKSGSDSFTRLQLSVAATGLFAEVNGIKLYQPVSPAYLKELAS
- the tnpB gene encoding IS66 family insertion sequence element accessory protein TnpB (TnpB, as the term is used for proteins encoded by IS66 family insertion elements, is considered an accessory protein, since TnpC, encoded by a neighboring gene, is a DDE family transposase.); this encodes MSSLLQLGTHRSYHLYRKETDMRKGFNQLCGIITNELGRQVTQGDAFIFINRPRTHLKLLVYEQGGFTIFYRRLQQGAFEVPAFDLDAKSMVLTVDQLHFILQGISLQTIRYRKRYQQRAPAG
- a CDS encoding helix-turn-helix domain-containing protein, which encodes MRKLNDNGRRALKVFGENMKKAREAKGLTARYFASTADIAYSQVWKLENGLVEPALTTLVAISKTLETSIDELVFGASG
- a CDS encoding HEPN domain-containing protein, with the translated sequence MRTTLEHLSFEQKNELTIIIKKIIAAIAVDQIICYGSRIKNNYHWSCSALDSCNKFYSSAAIDLLIIPAKQEARSSHDIIQAVTTYNTPALSIFCIVHHEPFVSDAIMQGHQFFVTLHKSGYQLYGNSRETIALKAKENSVQTRLQTAEFIWESIFRRAQDYLKGAGFYLQNNATNPTGFLLHQAIEQTAIALLRALTSYRPDSHNLSRLLPLMEHAGLCINNIFPQNTEQEKELFSILKRSYSDTRYTDDFHIPPATAQILYTRTDELMKQAKTIYLHETSKWREQIEKHDNPPLNIAYLNPLHNAS
- a CDS encoding AAA family ATPase, whose product is MPLHVGTRPTVTAENDRVSSFYQQELRKLPYLHDQGDGMKTFAGVFMSLFAEEYNINIIDEPEAFLHPPQALLLGQMMGRELDSDKQLFIATVSLTHYMFYYQSKKGSAEVIGKLEVLTRGYPTCGFLIIISLC
- the tnpC gene encoding IS66 family transposase, with amino-acid sequence MTAEVDYKALYEQGQALNASLQLQVLQLSQQLAQLQKMIFGSKHERFVADDTTHPQLSLDLSAEAIASAAVTATKQISYTRHTVNVETKPLQHPGRMKLPESLRREEILIEPACDTSGCKKMGEEITEVLEYEPGELYVKQYRRVKYAKPDSSGVLIGQLPSRPLDKAMAGEGLLAQIIIDKYIDHLPLHRQMQRFERTGVKLAYSTLTDWVSGASQLITPLFEALKTEVLQSNYLHADETPIKVMDKDKKGETHRGYYWVYQNSIDKTVLFDYQEGRGREGPVDILKDFKGYLQTDGYVGYEIFARRQDITLIHCMAHARRMFNDALDNDEARASHAMEEIQKLYIIERICKEQQLNFAEVKEVRRIKAVPILKNMGLWLQQQYIQVLPQSAIGKAIAYSLQRWERLSAYVNDGKLNIDNNPVENSIRPIALGRKNYLFAGSHEAAKRSAMLYSLLGTCKMHGIEPYEWLRDVLKKIADHPVNRVHELLPHRYHK
- a CDS encoding DUF3883 domain-containing protein — its product is MISHITKKDIALVEKLSKEHYPTKGLNTSVPKNEINELLELRRRLKVMSDFFKQKYEQDFGVLRSEHSTGNPVGRGGGLRRVWSGIFKGSDNKQYAAQISFVIDGLNGSLDVGFYFGRASSFRLDKDKRLKYEAELKKIGFLLSMALNNDNKLRKRYYDLFEIGFRAEIKDSVVSPEEWLSNASIDPTYSSVTIKICPNSFGYIDLESIDFYVALVIPLLGVIPEKVNNFMPSKRKMNALTPEQRAQKAERLAFIGLKGEEYIMDIERNKTAAWSNAEKRPPRHVSLESDNEGYDILSYEQDGTEIYIEVKTTTLDRKHPLGKTFFLSSSEYRFYETNKNKYRLYRVWDIFGTPSWEMVDLQKADLITDGYKVSIRK
- a CDS encoding helix-turn-helix domain-containing protein; its protein translation is MQSISAFKQHCREELGIPPAEFVRLQCLEWAAELLLHNPGTMVEEIVWQVGYRDVDNFREHFKAHFKQTPTAWRQNCSRE
- a CDS encoding LytR/AlgR family response regulator transcription factor, whose product is MDQYQHFFIPLEKGTFISLKAEELIMVEAGDSYATIFTINGNFLSLMSLNAMEQKLGDDFCRIHRSFIVSIHHVKKILSDTLIPPRPACYSSNVGRPLPAKHLCLQTTLPRRTGYSSRRIRTPAVPRMGRRAVTP
- a CDS encoding helix-turn-helix domain-containing protein gives rise to the protein MTSLGLYLARKSVSKSEVARKTGLSKARISELTLNPTTKLQAEELYKIALAIDVNPCEILMELFKDVKLIE